In Desulfovibrio gilichinskyi, a genomic segment contains:
- a CDS encoding bile acid:sodium symporter family protein, with the protein MIYSICKFVERHFLSLAVLLSAAAYINPALFTWLKPHIALCLGIIMFGMGLTLEVEDFASAIKNYKAVGLGVVLQYTVMPVLAVALSSLLGLPQEALIGMVVVGACPGGTASNVIAHLAKANVALSVTLTLISTCLAPILTPVIIYLVLHQQIEIPFIPMVKSVFWIVIFPLVDGLVLRKILRNKIDPIIHIFPSLSIMVISFLIACIIGLNHDMLATYPLLVFVAVALHNIGGLTAGYWGGRIAGLSHKDCVTLAIEVGMQNSGLGVALATKYFGASSALPGALFSLWHNISGVFMANRNRARADQ; encoded by the coding sequence ATGATTTATTCAATTTGCAAATTCGTTGAGCGCCATTTTTTGTCACTGGCCGTTCTGCTAAGTGCCGCCGCCTATATAAATCCAGCATTGTTTACGTGGCTTAAGCCTCATATAGCCTTATGTCTTGGGATTATCATGTTCGGAATGGGACTGACTCTTGAGGTTGAAGATTTCGCTTCTGCCATTAAAAACTATAAGGCTGTAGGGCTGGGGGTTGTTTTGCAGTACACTGTCATGCCTGTTTTAGCTGTGGCATTGTCCTCGTTACTGGGCTTACCGCAAGAGGCTTTAATCGGGATGGTGGTAGTAGGTGCCTGTCCCGGTGGTACTGCTTCCAATGTTATTGCGCATCTTGCTAAAGCAAATGTTGCCCTTTCTGTAACGCTGACTCTGATTTCAACATGTCTGGCCCCAATTCTTACTCCTGTGATTATCTATCTGGTTTTGCATCAGCAGATTGAAATACCTTTTATACCGATGGTAAAATCTGTTTTCTGGATTGTAATCTTCCCGCTTGTTGACGGGCTTGTGCTTAGAAAAATTTTACGTAATAAAATCGACCCCATAATACACATTTTCCCGAGTCTTTCGATTATGGTAATATCTTTTCTGATTGCGTGTATTATCGGTCTTAACCATGACATGTTGGCAACGTATCCATTGCTCGTTTTTGTTGCAGTTGCACTTCACAATATCGGAGGACTCACTGCCGGGTATTGGGGAGGGCGAATAGCCGGCTTGTCACATAAAGATTGTGTTACTCTTGCTATCGAAGTCGGAATGCAGAATTCCGGCCTCGGGGTTGCTTTGGCTACGAAATACTTTGGCGCATCCAGCGCCTTGCCCGGAGCACTTTTCAGCCTGTGGCACAATATCTCCGGAGTTTTTATGGCAAACAGGAACAGGGCAAGAGCCGATCAGTAA
- a CDS encoding DUF523 domain-containing protein, producing the protein MIVVSGCLAGIRCKYNGTESTDETVLELVMQGQAIPVCPEQLGGLPTPRPCCELFEGRVVTTLGIDVTTQFLKGAEEGLRLAKLVGATKAILKSRSPSCGCGKIYDGTFSGKLIPGDGLFTALLKKNGIEVESI; encoded by the coding sequence ATGATAGTTGTTTCCGGCTGTCTTGCAGGAATCCGTTGTAAATATAACGGCACAGAAAGTACTGATGAAACCGTCCTTGAACTGGTTATGCAGGGGCAGGCTATCCCTGTATGCCCTGAACAGTTGGGCGGCTTGCCTACACCAAGGCCGTGCTGTGAACTTTTTGAAGGAAGGGTGGTTACAACTCTTGGTATAGATGTGACCACTCAGTTTTTAAAAGGTGCAGAAGAAGGTTTGCGGCTGGCAAAGCTGGTCGGCGCGACAAAAGCCATTCTTAAGTCCCGTTCACCGTCATGCGGATGCGGAAAGATATATGATGGCACTTTCAGCGGTAAGCTTATCCCCGGTGACGGGTTGTTTACCGCGCTGCTTAAAAAGAATGGCATCGAAGTAGAATCAATCTAA